TGTCCGCAACCTGCCAAAACAAATATAAACACGAAAGCACATATACAATCATGGCATAACTTCGGGGTTTGGTGAAGCCATGCGCGTTGAAATCGTAAGATGCACTTCGTGTGTGCACCCTGACAGCATGGCACAAGGCTATACGGTATCAGTTTAAGTGGCTCGTTGCGGCTATCCTTCTCCATGGGCTACTGGGGTTCACTGCGTAACTTAACAATAGTATCCGGTCCGCCTACTGGATGACAAATCGTCCTGGGCTTTAACAGGGCTTGTTGGTTTCACCCCTTCATGCCCATGTACCGACAGCACCACCGACTACAGAGCAACTGCCTGCTGATGCCAGGGATTCTAAAAAAACTGGACCAGCCGTGAAACAACACCCGTCGGTCCGAAGGCAATCGATAAATTCATGTGACCCTCGTTCGGGGAGACTTGCAAGCTCAGCGAACTGCGTCCCTGCAGAAACAACTTCTCCTTCACATCAAAGAGCGAGTGTTATGCACGACAATTATGTATTTTGATCTCTACAGTGTCTCGTGGCGCAGTTCGTTCAAAGTGTAGTTCGCGGGCCACCGGCCGTGCATGCTGACCCGAAAGAGGCCCTCCTTCCAGGGGGTAGGACACATCGATTGATAAGAACTGTAGCTTCCTTTGATCAAGCACCGCACAGTCCGCTATCGGTTTGGATCACACACGATTTCACTGTTATGGGTCACCTTCCCGATTTGTTTCGTCCCTACTGCCAACTCTCATTCACTGATATGAGGGAGGGAGATTCCGCGGATGTTTTGATGCATGGTTTTTGGCGGTATAGATCATTACCATCTTTGATCTCCAGAGTTCCCGCTATATTGGGGTTCTCGATTCTCACATGTTGTGCTATGCGACAAAGCGAGTCGAAGCCTAGGTTTCCCCCTGGTTGCGGAATGCTCGAAGCTAACAGTGTCATAGACGCATCTGAATCGACATACTGAAGTCCTCAGGAAAACGAAGTCTCACTGGCAAGAGATCTTAGCAGGGTGAGGAGTCGACGgtgtgcttctctctttctggtAATGCCGGCCGACGAACGCGCGTTCCCCTCCTTACCGGCGTCACATTCTGTATGGATACAGAGGTGCTCTTTGTTGCATGAGGTCGTTTGCCTCTCGTTGTATCTCCGTTGATACTCGGCATCCCCACGTCGTTATAGTTTGCGCGGGCGTTTGTGTCATCGTCACCGACGGAGCGTTGTCTTCGACAGATACGTGTCTTCGGGAGGTTGCGCCCTGTGAACAACGTGCGCGATCCACCCAGAGACTAGACTACATCAGCGACTGTAGCAGATGCAGGGTGCAGAACGCAGAGGGTGCGTGTAAACAGCCAAGTGTCGCAGGAGCTACCATGCAGTTGTTCACCTATGTCTTGTTCGTCGTATGGCAAAAATACTCTTCGACGCACGTTTACAGTCGCACGCTCTCCCCCAAAAATCAGCACCAGCGTGGGTAACCGCTGCAGCCACAACGTGGCTATCACGTTGACCTTTCCTGTGCAGAAGCGAGCTGAATCGGCGTGTTCTCGTGAGATTCTAGGTCGCAGCAGTGGCTGCGTCGCATGCAACGTGTGCTGCCGAACTTCGTATTAGGTTGCCCACCTCAGGCGTACCACCACGTGAATGTTGCATTCCACAGTCATTCGACAGTATGTAATGCGTTCCATTGGGGTTACGCGCCACTGTCACTTACAGCATTACTAAaacgtcttcttttctctgctcaaGCTTCAAGCGGAAGCGTCAGCTCTCCGTGAAGCATCTTTGCCACAGGTAGCTCCTATACAACCGGGTGTCTAACCCATACTGCTGACAAGCGTCGTGTCATGCCTCACGTTCCCGGCTCGCAGACGTAACGCACCCCAGCAAGTCTTTTTCACTCTTTCACTCGCGTCCCCGTCTTCGCAGTAAACGGCCCCCATCTTATGCTTCTCCGTGACCTCACGCCGTCTCTGGGCGCGCTTCTACCATCACGGCTCATTGGCAGTTTAATTTCCGAGCAAACGCTCCTTCTCAATGCCCGACAGCGAATGTATCCCTTCGTCATGTCTTGCCCCACGGCAAACATCCGATGCAACAACACAACCAGCCATTGAATGTCGTGGCGGATCGTGAGTAACTAGAGAGTCGATGATGGCGCATCCAGGTCGATGCACCACTGGGTTAACATGCGGAAGCATCAGCGCATCGACGCATCCGGCATCATTTGGTCAGCAACACATATTCTGGTGCTCCGCTGGATGAGGCTGTTGAACTGTCAAAAGGGTGAGACGTCTATTTCCATATCCACAACCCACATTTGTCGGTCGAGGCTTCAGCAAGCCTGGTGGACACCAAGCAGTGAAGCAGCCGTGCTGATGTTCACCCAGGGGTTCAGTCTGGCatgtctctgtcgtcttgATCTAGCATGCAACAACCGGTGATGGCGTAGTTGCCCAGACGCCGCTTCGGTATTCGGCTTCCGCCACAAGTATCATGTTGCGGTGAAGCGAAGCCTTTACTTGTGGTGCAGCGCCTGAGACGAAAACTGTTTGGGAAATCTACCAGCACTTCACACAATGACTCAATGGAGCATCGGGAACCGATGTCGATTATGACGCAGGCCCATCGCCCCCTTGATCATCTTGTGTCTTGGGGACATCCGCAACAGTCGTCGCCTGTTCCTTAGCTGCCGCTGATTCACCAGGTGCATTTCGGGCTTCGTACTCCGTGGCCCCCCTTATGTCTGGGGCATGACTGCTATCAGGAAGAGGATCCCATCGATTCTGAGGATTTCTCAGATTGGCTCTCGCTGTCTGACGGAAACTCTGAGCATAAAGCTTAAGCTGTTGACCCATCTGTTGAACAGCCTCTTCGGAATAGGAGCGGAGCCGGAGCACGGCGGTCTCAACTTTAGCTTTGAGATCCGGATCTGACACAGTCATCTCAGGGCTTGATGTTTTCCATTGCTCCGCTGCATTCTTGAATGCGTTTGAGGTGACAAAAAGAGCTGCTGCGTGGAACACTGCCTCTGTTCGCTCATGTTGCCTCTTTGCCTCGTCTGGGTCTGACGGTGGTATCCACCATTGTGTCTCTACGGCTGCGACAGCAGGAGCGACAAGAGGCAGCCAATGCTGCAACTGGTCTCTCAAAAGCTCAACACCAGAGAGAGGATCCGCTGCTCGGAGTGTAACGCCCTCTGATGTGTACAAAATTTCGTCGGAATCTGGATCATAGGCCTCGCCCTTGACGAACGATGGTAGGACCGCCTCGCGGAAAGGAGGCATGTGAAGCAGCGATATGATTTTGCAGCGTTGCGTTGTCTCcgcacgaagaagacggatgGAAACATCGTGGGCAGCTCGGCCACGTGCGGAAATCATTGACAAAATACTGGAGAATGGGGACGTTTTGGTGGCACCTCTTTTCGCCTTTGCATCGACCGTAAACTTATGCAGTCTCTCCGCCCGGCTCTGCTCCAGAGCCTTCATATGGAGCCCACGCGCCACGGCACACAAACTGTCCAGTTGACAGACGAATTCTTCGTTCAACAGCAGTAGTTTGGTCAAAAGATGAAACTCAACAGGCGAGAACAATCGATCATGAAACGCAGGTGAATCGACAAGATCCATAAAGCATTTTACACCAGGTTCAGCCTGGAACATGCGTAGACGCGTCTCATACGCAGCAACAATAGAGAGATATTTATCTTGCAAACTAGCTACCATGGCGTCATACCCAACGGACAGGGGACGCGACGTTTTCTCTACCGGATTCTTCGTCACCTTACCCGACATCACAGTTACATCACCATCCTGTCCTCCTTTGCCGTCGGAAGGTCCAAGAGACGCCTTAACACCTTTATGACTACCCCCTGTTCCCGCCCTTGTATCAGGGGCACGTGTGCGATGTCTCGCTCGTCCGCGTGACGCTACTTCCTGGTCCTCTGCGGCGGCTGACACTCGAGTCGATACAGACTCTGCCTGTTCTGCATGCTGTTCCTTCATTTTCTGCTTGCGTCTGCCTGCTGCGGAAGACGTTTTGGGTCTTGCTCCTGTTCGTAATGCTTCCCGCTGAGCGGCGGCGTCACTGCCCTCCTCGTCCGCCTCAGCGACCTTCACCGTCTCACCCAccacttcagtctctccGCCGTGTTCTCCTGTATGCTGCGCCCCAGCCCGCGGTCCCGCGGTGGCGGCCTCTCCATCCTCATCTCCCTTTGCATCCCTTCCGCCTTCATCAGTGCCTGCTTTGTTTTTGTCGGATGCGGCCAACGGTCCCGCCCTTCCCCCTTCTGAGTCTACAGCTGACCTCGGGGCTTCTCCGGTTGTCGTCTGTCCTGTCTGTGGCGCAACACTAgcacctttcttcttccgccttcctccACTCGACTTCTGTCGCTTACTGACCTGCTTCTCACGAGCTGCTGTTTCAGACCggctcttgtctctgtcttcggaCCCAGATCCAATACCCCCTGAGTCATGCTGCAGGGCATCTCCAGTCTCAGTCGCCCCAGCTGATCCTGGACCTTCACCTCCTCTGCCACCACCGTGCACACCCCTGTCCTCACCGTCCTTTTGcggttctgcttctttcggAACCCCACCCGTCGCCTCACTCGTCACCCCTGCATCAGTAACGTCTCCGGCAGTACCTTCAATCGCCCGCCTACCcctgtcttttttcgccttcttcttccccgcctcTTCACCAGTCGATCCTTTGCCTGAGTCACTGCTCAAGCCTCCACCTCCTTGTTTCACCTCTTTTCCCCTCGCCTCGCGACCGTCCACCGgtttgctctccttcttcgcctcctccctttgatccctctccttcttcgccttcttctcctgctcctctttcttcttctccccgccaCCGCTCGACGACCCCTTACCCTTCTTCCGCTTGTCGTCGTCCCGCTCGTCGTCGCCAGGCCGGCGCCCTCCCCCTCCAGCACCCCCCAGTGGCCCTCCGCTAGCACCGGGTTGCCCTGCATCCTCGCCCTGTCCTTTGACGTCCTTCGACGGCTCTCCACCATCGCGTTTCTCAGACCCTGATGGCGTCCCTCCCTGACTGGCGCCCCGTTGCACGGGCGTTCCTGAGGCGCCAAAACCCACTTTTGATATCTGTGGCAGCGGAGGCTTTGGTGGAGGCCTAGAGGGGAGGCTTGGTCTCGCGCCTGCTCTCCTATGAGAAGCTGAACGATCGATGCTTTCGAAGCGGTTGGTGGGCCTTCGTCCTGGCACTCGAGGTCCACTGGGATAATGGCGTCGCCCACCTGAGACGTCTCGGCTAGTGGCGGACTGTCGATGCCCTGATGATATGAGTCGCTGTCCAAGGCCAGCCACTCTTTTCGCCATACCTTGTCCGTTTG
This window of the Toxoplasma gondii ME49 chromosome VI, whole genome shotgun sequence genome carries:
- a CDS encoding Toxoplasma gondii family E protein (encoded by transcript TGME49_240340~Predicted trans-membrane domain (TMHMM2.0):121-144), encoding MAVRKRCMVSFVSYALFTMSSPGQTSLAYAETAGLRSGKSTHSSPSEKELALHIELEQTVIPTQALQTRQYATISPQLSDLKTVVQDSPATGGSRRSRRRLTKSTLSGRQDTRRQSRTELRLLYVFLTVTLGIYLTKYLSRCVLPPRPAGLSSNTTLPGLQHLKAGSPLSDSLSSSSGRVRRLAASEGSDGSGESRKTMGSQEESKDPICDAPSMSENLRRVQFGNYVTSGYGIGGLFGGAHSSSGETGARGYALGVADVQAAGDNREPANVVAESASEFLEGRAPPGSRHAEASILRLVATQVMNAAATASAALPKTCHSTTCLRQALQLMSETYGMLLEEAGTLESPPSGIGDKTQSVDNPSDSGTPAAREKTSPLEHNFNSHSAERMSGSTSDAKSDEAQPVHAGRPVSLDMQLWRRLDFSLGTIFEAEDAEQDGGDDGDVGIERRSSFFTLSGRSGDDEDDTQPSSLEEAMSIVGMDEGMVGGWNPFSSTTSTSDAWGKFVTDQSDARETAGDDANDVTGSPPRRPSYSEVVKHASRSLSAPPRSTAANGQGMAKRVAGLGQRLISSGHRQSATSRDVSGGRRHYPSGPRVPGRRPTNRFESIDRSASHRRAGARPSLPSRPPPKPPLPQISKVGFGASGTPVQRGASQGGTPSGSEKRDGGEPSKDVKGQGEDAGQPGASGGPLGGAGGGGRRPGDDERDDDKRKKGKGSSSGGGEKKKEEQEKKAKKERDQREEAKKESKPVDGREARGKEVKQGGGGLSSDSGKGSTGEEAGKKKAKKDRGRRAIEGTAGDVTDAGVTSEATGGVPKEAEPQKDGEDRGVHGGGRGGEGPGSAGATETGDALQHDSGGIGSGSEDRDKSRSETAAREKQVSKRQKSSGGRRKKKGASVAPQTGQTTTGEAPRSAVDSEGGRAGPLAASDKNKAGTDEGGRDAKGDEDGEAATAGPRAGAQHTGEHGGETEVVGETVKVAEADEEGSDAAAQREALRTGARPKTSSAAGRRKQKMKEQHAEQAESVSTRVSAAAEDQEVASRGRARHRTRAPDTRAGTGGSHKGVKASLGPSDGKGGQDGDVTVMSGKVTKNPVEKTSRPLSVGYDAMVASLQDKYLSIVAAYETRLRMFQAEPGVKCFMDLVDSPAFHDRLFSPVEFHLLTKLLLLNEEFVCQLDSLCAVARGLHMKALEQSRAERLHKFTVDAKAKRGATKTSPFSSILSMISARGRAAHDVSIRLLRAETTQRCKIISLLHMPPFREAVLPSFVKGEAYDPDSDEILYTSEGVTLRAADPLSGVELLRDQLQHWLPLVAPAVAAVETQWWIPPSDPDEAKRQHERTEAVFHAAALFVTSNAFKNAAEQWKTSSPEMTVSDPDLKAKVETAVLRLRSYSEEAVQQMGQQLKLYAQSFRQTARANLRNPQNRWDPLPDSSHAPDIRGATEYEARNAPGESAAAKEQATTVADVPKTQDDQGGDGPAS